One Campylobacter sputorum subsp. sputorum DNA segment encodes these proteins:
- the secG gene encoding preprotein translocase subunit SecG: protein METILLIFQFVIVIILTITVLLQKSSSIGLGAYSGSNESLFGAKGPAGFLAKFTFFLGVLFIINTLALGYMYNKTSNKSVLDRVDSKNIVTPQKNIENNSSLIPEVPVNSVPATPKDTNQTK from the coding sequence GTGGAAACTATACTGCTTATTTTTCAATTTGTAATAGTTATAATTCTAACCATAACAGTATTACTACAAAAAAGCTCTTCTATAGGACTTGGTGCATATAGCGGAAGCAATGAAAGTCTTTTTGGTGCAAAAGGTCCGGCTGGATTTTTGGCTAAATTTACTTTTTTTCTTGGCGTTCTTTTTATCATAAACACACTTGCTTTAGGCTATATGTATAATAAAACTTCAAATAAATCAGTTTTAGATAGAGTTGATAGCAAAAATATTGTTACCCCACAAAAAAATATCGAAAATAACTCTAGCTTGATACCAGAAGTACCTGTAAATTCAGTACCAGCAACACCAAAAGATACAAATCAAACTAAGTAA
- a CDS encoding helix-turn-helix transcriptional regulator: MQNDRRIKRSIVKFLAEALGSNYEVILHDINKPGANIAAISNSHISGRSTNSPITGFALELMQSKKYLETDYITNYKAKSKLNQNITGSTLFIKNGENLVGMLCINHDTSKFETLSNEILKLGNLDPKESKVIIEEAVEQLNESLEEIIENILNISPQDTHKLKPKQRIACIIKLYEKGIFNVKNSIPKVAKYMEISESSIYRYLQNIQKNS; the protein is encoded by the coding sequence TTGCAAAATGACAGAAGAATTAAGAGATCAATCGTTAAATTCCTTGCAGAAGCGCTAGGAAGCAATTATGAAGTTATACTCCATGATATCAACAAACCAGGAGCAAACATCGCAGCTATATCCAATTCTCATATAAGTGGAAGAAGTACAAACTCACCGATTACCGGATTTGCACTTGAGTTAATGCAGTCAAAAAAATACCTAGAGACTGATTATATAACAAATTATAAAGCAAAAAGCAAATTAAACCAGAATATAACCGGATCAACTTTATTTATAAAAAATGGTGAAAATTTAGTTGGAATGTTGTGTATAAATCATGATACGAGTAAATTTGAAACACTTTCTAATGAAATTTTAAAACTTGGGAATTTAGATCCAAAAGAATCAAAGGTGATAATAGAAGAAGCCGTTGAACAATTAAATGAAAGTTTAGAAGAAATAATAGAAAATATATTAAATATAAGCCCTCAAGACACACATAAACTAAAACCTAAACAGCGTATAGCATGTATAATAAAGCTATACGAAAAAGGTATTTTTAATGTAAAAAACTCCATACCAAAAGTTGCTAAATATATGGAAATATCAGAATCTAGTATTTATAGATATTTACAAAATATACAAAAAAATAGTTAA
- a CDS encoding bacteriohemerythrin: protein MLPTWEDSYSINNESIDAQHKKLFELAAVAYNLENKYVSKQQIKDVLNGFFEYMKIHFSDEEEYMLSIGYPKLDEHKKIHSYIIQSMVRLISKIHNTNDMKEQLSVIAKKWLLEHILQEDMKIESWRRKATFATSQESKTTKQDDKFCYVCSCKSRFVTAEIHEKIKCGAKFVCKKCGEVIVYMPNKN from the coding sequence ATGTTACCTACTTGGGAAGATTCTTATAGTATAAATAACGAAAGTATAGATGCTCAGCATAAAAAACTTTTTGAACTTGCCGCTGTTGCTTATAACCTAGAAAATAAATATGTTTCAAAACAGCAAATAAAAGATGTTTTGAATGGTTTTTTTGAGTATATGAAAATTCATTTTTCAGATGAAGAAGAATATATGCTTTCCATAGGATATCCTAAATTAGATGAGCATAAAAAAATTCATAGCTATATAATTCAAAGTATGGTTCGCCTTATTAGCAAAATTCATAATACAAATGATATGAAAGAGCAGCTTAGTGTAATTGCTAAAAAATGGCTACTAGAACATATTTTGCAAGAGGATATGAAAATAGAATCTTGGAGACGAAAAGCTACTTTTGCCACTTCGCAAGAATCAAAAACTACAAAACAAGATGATAAATTTTGCTATGTTTGTTCTTGTAAAAGTCGTTTTGTTACAGCCGAGATTCATGAAAAAATCAAATGCGGAGCTAAATTTGTTTGTAAAAAATGTGGCGAAGTCATAGTTTATATGCCAAATAAAAATTAA
- the flgE gene encoding flagellar hook protein FlgE, which yields MMRSLWSGVSGLGAHQIAMDVEGHNIANVSTTGYKYSRANFEDMMSQTSKIATGPQGDLGGTNSMQVGLGTSVTSVTKIFKQGSVQTTEKLTDVAIQGDGFFIVSGDGGYTQKYTRNGDFLFDKYGNFVNNAGYIVQGWMRDEETGKIDSTSQVKNIIVKPDLTMPAKATTKLDIAATLNTGDNIGDEKIPIYELDSFRGYTDRNGDGKAEGKAELHDENIDDAFKNTKNSDYKLVEKAVDMGILHNQKGQAYNLREGQGIWVSYATAKTQPIDIDAIDPVNGSGFDVTINETQIKGTVNSIADLARLINGHSQETGVKAVVINGSQIQLANQNDLGTTDKTKNIKITDVNEGLGIEENKIITAYQYKYTTAQIGTYKDPKADPKLPSSTIAAGKDAYDDKAERFFHSTDDLRHAMQEDARVNVDYNGEDGKTDDDKNMGVEVSVNKEGQFEIKNKFTDNPDKSGKAMNLYITGLTDPANNIGENIRFTEVMSPMRGALNANDYPKTTQASYISAHSTTTPIYDSLGGTKDIKFDFIKEGYADNGGTRWKIIIQVPEPAKINFSSNTTLPSNLVVGEVTFNPDGTLATYYPTSIQYSSNNGSIGGQPILLDLGTAGDSDGLVAHDAKSHTKFFTQDGYKGGDLDGIKIDESGTIIGSFTNGRSLGLAKIAMAKFINNEGLTSEGGTLFSVSPNSGEAIIGEAITAGRGKIQSSALEMSNVDLSRALTNLIVIQRGFQASSKTITTSDQMLNTLLQLKQ from the coding sequence ATGATGAGATCACTTTGGTCCGGAGTATCTGGACTTGGAGCACACCAAATAGCAATGGATGTTGAAGGACACAACATAGCAAATGTTAGTACGACAGGATATAAATACTCAAGAGCAAATTTTGAAGATATGATGAGTCAAACATCTAAGATTGCAACAGGTCCTCAAGGCGATCTTGGAGGTACAAATAGTATGCAAGTTGGGCTTGGAACAAGTGTTACAAGTGTTACAAAAATTTTTAAACAAGGCTCAGTTCAAACTACAGAAAAATTAACAGATGTTGCTATACAAGGCGATGGATTTTTTATAGTTAGTGGCGATGGCGGCTATACTCAAAAATATACTAGAAATGGCGACTTTCTTTTTGATAAATATGGAAATTTTGTTAATAATGCTGGTTATATTGTGCAAGGTTGGATGAGAGATGAAGAAACAGGCAAAATAGATTCAACAAGTCAAGTGAAAAATATAATTGTAAAACCCGATCTTACAATGCCAGCAAAGGCAACAACTAAGCTTGATATAGCAGCTACTCTAAATACTGGAGATAATATAGGTGATGAAAAAATTCCTATTTATGAGTTAGATTCATTTCGTGGATATACAGATAGAAATGGTGATGGAAAGGCTGAAGGCAAAGCTGAATTACATGATGAAAATATAGACGATGCTTTTAAAAATACCAAAAATAGCGATTATAAATTAGTAGAAAAAGCAGTAGATATGGGCATACTTCACAATCAAAAAGGACAAGCTTATAATCTAAGAGAGGGTCAAGGTATATGGGTTAGTTATGCCACAGCTAAAACGCAACCAATTGATATAGATGCTATTGATCCCGTAAATGGTTCTGGTTTTGATGTAACTATAAATGAAACACAAATAAAAGGAACAGTAAATAGTATAGCAGATCTTGCAAGGCTTATAAATGGGCATTCTCAAGAAACTGGGGTTAAAGCTGTGGTGATAAATGGTTCTCAAATACAACTAGCAAACCAAAATGATTTAGGAACTACAGATAAAACAAAAAATATCAAAATTACAGATGTTAACGAAGGTCTTGGTATAGAGGAAAACAAGATTATAACAGCTTATCAATATAAATACACAACTGCACAAATTGGCACATATAAAGATCCAAAAGCAGATCCAAAATTGCCATCAAGCACTATAGCTGCTGGAAAAGATGCTTATGATGATAAAGCGGAAAGATTTTTTCATTCTACGGACGACTTAAGACACGCTATGCAAGAAGATGCTAGAGTAAATGTTGATTATAATGGAGAAGATGGAAAAACCGATGATGATAAAAATATGGGAGTAGAAGTATCTGTAAACAAAGAAGGTCAGTTTGAAATAAAAAATAAATTTACAGATAATCCTGATAAGTCGGGTAAAGCAATGAATTTATATATAACAGGTTTAACAGATCCTGCAAATAATATAGGAGAAAATATAAGATTTACAGAAGTTATGTCTCCAATGAGGGGAGCATTAAATGCAAACGATTATCCAAAGACTACTCAAGCCAGTTATATATCGGCTCATAGCACCACAACTCCTATTTATGATTCTCTTGGCGGAACAAAAGATATAAAATTTGACTTTATTAAGGAAGGTTATGCTGATAATGGCGGAACTAGATGGAAAATTATTATTCAAGTACCAGAACCAGCAAAAATAAACTTTTCTAGCAATACAACGCTTCCATCAAATTTGGTTGTAGGCGAAGTTACATTTAATCCAGATGGAACACTTGCAACATATTATCCTACTAGCATTCAATATAGTTCAAATAACGGTTCTATTGGAGGACAACCGATTTTATTAGATCTTGGAACAGCCGGTGATTCAGATGGTCTTGTGGCTCATGATGCAAAATCACATACCAAATTTTTTACTCAAGATGGTTATAAGGGCGGAGATTTAGATGGTATAAAGATAGATGAATCTGGAACTATCATAGGTAGCTTTACAAATGGTCGCAGTCTTGGTCTTGCTAAGATTGCTATGGCTAAATTTATAAATAATGAGGGTCTAACAAGCGAGGGCGGAACTCTATTTTCCGTTTCTCCAAACTCAGGGGAAGCTATCATAGGTGAGGCTATAACTGCAGGTAGAGGAAAAATTCAATCAAGTGCGTTAGAGATGAGTAATGTTGATTTAAGTAGGGCTTTGACAAATCTTATTGTTATACAAAGAGGTTTCCAAGCAAGTTCTAAAACCATCACTACAAGTGATCAAATGTTAAATACCTTACTTCAATTAAAACAATAA
- a CDS encoding L-serine ammonia-lyase, which yields MSNLNIFKIGVGPSSSHTLGPLIAGNLFCKLIEDKLDLIDKIKIDLYGSLSLTGKGHLTDKALLWGLSGLEPKTINSSAQEDINNRALNDGVLKLCDKKQISFDYNKDIVFHKDFLPLHENGLVISAYSNGSLVEEKTYYSIGGGFVMSKVELEIYLKDGKKEEKLPDGFMSINNAKDALEICSKNGWNLAKLSLEYELQFHSLQEIKEYCLEIWDVMQEAFAAGINPKSLDLPGNLKLHRRAKGLYERLYASDDPMAILDYVSLYAIAIAEENASGAKVVTAPTNGACAVVPAVMLYLKNHTKIFSEEKAIEFLLTAMLIGSFYKKNASISGAEAGCQAEIGSASSMAAAAMATVSGGSAIVACSAAEIAMEHHLGLTCDPVDGLVQIPCIERNAFGAIKAISAAKMSLTRKSTPRVGLDDVIKTMYETGKDMNSKYRETSLGGLAINVKSVC from the coding sequence TTGAGCAATTTAAATATTTTTAAGATAGGAGTTGGTCCATCGTCTTCTCATACTCTTGGACCACTTATTGCTGGAAATTTATTTTGCAAACTTATAGAAGATAAGCTAGATTTAATCGATAAAATCAAAATAGATTTATATGGCTCTTTGTCGCTAACTGGCAAAGGGCATTTAACTGATAAAGCTCTTTTATGGGGACTTAGTGGTTTAGAGCCAAAAACTATAAATTCATCTGCGCAAGAAGATATTAATAACAGAGCTTTGAACGATGGAGTTTTGAAACTATGTGATAAAAAACAGATATCCTTTGATTACAATAAAGATATTGTTTTTCACAAAGATTTTTTACCGCTTCATGAAAATGGTCTAGTAATTAGTGCTTATAGTAATGGTAGTTTAGTAGAAGAAAAAACATATTATTCTATCGGTGGCGGTTTTGTTATGAGTAAAGTTGAGCTTGAGATATATCTAAAAGATGGCAAAAAAGAAGAAAAATTGCCAGATGGTTTTATGAGTATAAATAATGCCAAAGATGCTTTAGAAATATGCAGTAAAAATGGATGGAATTTGGCAAAACTATCTTTAGAGTATGAGCTTCAATTCCACTCGCTTCAAGAGATAAAAGAGTATTGTTTGGAAATTTGGGATGTAATGCAAGAAGCATTTGCAGCTGGTATAAATCCAAAAAGTCTAGATTTACCAGGAAATTTAAAGCTTCATAGAAGAGCAAAAGGGCTTTACGAAAGACTTTATGCAAGCGATGATCCAATGGCTATACTTGATTATGTATCTTTATATGCTATAGCTATAGCCGAAGAAAACGCAAGTGGAGCCAAGGTAGTAACCGCTCCTACAAATGGTGCTTGTGCTGTGGTTCCAGCCGTAATGCTATATCTTAAGAATCACACCAAAATTTTTAGTGAAGAAAAAGCTATAGAGTTTTTACTAACTGCCATGCTAATAGGCTCATTTTATAAAAAAAATGCTTCTATAAGTGGTGCTGAGGCTGGTTGTCAAGCTGAGATAGGAAGTGCAAGTTCAATGGCTGCTGCTGCTATGGCAACTGTTAGTGGCGGAAGTGCTATCGTAGCTTGTAGTGCTGCTGAAATAGCAATGGAACACCATTTAGGTCTTACTTGTGATCCTGTTGATGGACTTGTGCAAATTCCTTGTATAGAAAGAAATGCTTTTGGTGCTATAAAAGCGATTTCTGCTGCTAAAATGTCACTAACAAGAAAAAGCACACCTAGAGTTGGACTTGATGATGTTATAAAGACTATGTATGAAACTGGTAAAGATATGAACTCAAAATACCGCGAAACATCTCTTGGCGGTCTTGCTATAAATGTTAAAAGTGTTTGCTAG
- a CDS encoding Bax inhibitor-1/YccA family protein, which translates to MSLYDRNYIENEASNSYSQSQSLQSSRSEFIKKTYQFLAASLLAATAGAYVGMSMGVGPSLWMLILEIGLLVGLMFAKKNPTLAVILLFAFTFVSGFTLAPTLNFYLAAGMGSVITQAFLLTTVAFGGLSIFAFNTKKDFSSMGKMLFITLIVVFVAMIINIFMQSPMLQIVIASVCAILFSAYILYDTQNIIRGNYDSPILGAVALYLDIINLFVALLQILGIFNNND; encoded by the coding sequence ATGAGTTTATATGATAGAAACTATATCGAGAATGAAGCTAGCAATAGCTACTCGCAAAGTCAAAGTCTGCAAAGTAGCAGAAGTGAATTTATCAAAAAAACATATCAATTTTTAGCTGCGTCTCTGCTTGCAGCCACAGCTGGTGCATATGTTGGTATGAGTATGGGTGTTGGACCTTCTTTATGGATGCTTATTTTAGAAATAGGTCTTTTAGTAGGTTTAATGTTTGCTAAGAAAAATCCAACTTTGGCAGTAATTTTGCTTTTTGCATTTACATTTGTTTCTGGCTTTACACTAGCACCGACATTAAATTTTTACCTTGCTGCTGGAATGGGCTCAGTTATAACTCAAGCTTTCTTGCTTACAACAGTTGCTTTTGGTGGTCTTAGCATATTTGCATTTAATACAAAAAAAGATTTTAGTTCAATGGGCAAAATGTTATTTATAACCCTTATTGTAGTGTTTGTTGCTATGATTATAAATATTTTCATGCAAAGCCCTATGCTTCAAATAGTCATAGCTTCTGTTTGTGCTATATTATTTAGTGCTTATATACTTTATGATACACAAAACATTATAAGAGGGAACTATGATTCTCCTATACTTGGGGCAGTTGCATTATATCTTGATATCATAAATCTTTTTGTTGCACTTCTTCAAATTTTAGGTATATTTAATAACAATGACTAA
- a CDS encoding carbonic anhydrase yields MNEQIFINNSLFDGVNEFMENGYLEHKDLFVSLSSMQTPHTLFIGCSDSRVVPSLITSSKPGELFVVRNIANIVPPYRLSDEFLATTSAIEYAINVFDLKNIVICGHSNCGGCEALYYDKSKFENIPNVRKWLEILSPIKHAVSEVYGDNVSKRSWVTERLNIINSIDNILTFPTLKEKFESGKINIHGWHYIIETGEIFEYDFNSKQFKFIGENDKSNDK; encoded by the coding sequence ATGAACGAGCAAATTTTTATAAATAATTCACTTTTTGATGGTGTTAATGAATTTATGGAAAATGGATATTTAGAACATAAAGATCTTTTTGTAAGTTTAAGCTCAATGCAAACACCGCACACGCTTTTTATAGGTTGCTCTGATTCTAGAGTTGTGCCAAGTTTGATAACAAGTTCTAAACCAGGCGAACTTTTTGTTGTTAGAAATATTGCAAATATAGTTCCTCCTTATAGATTAAGTGATGAATTTTTGGCTACAACTTCAGCTATAGAATATGCGATAAATGTTTTTGATTTAAAAAATATTGTTATATGTGGGCATAGTAATTGCGGTGGCTGTGAAGCACTTTACTATGATAAGAGTAAATTTGAAAATATTCCAAATGTTAGAAAATGGCTTGAGATATTATCTCCTATAAAACACGCTGTATCGGAAGTTTATGGAGATAATGTCTCAAAAAGAAGCTGGGTAACAGAGAGATTAAATATAATTAACTCAATTGATAATATACTCACATTTCCTACCCTTAAAGAGAAATTTGAATCTGGCAAAATAAATATACATGGTTGGCACTATATCATAGAGACAGGAGAAATTTTCGAGTATGATTTTAATTCTAAACAATTTAAATTTATAGGTGAAAATGATAAATCAAATGATAAATAA
- a CDS encoding molybdenum cofactor guanylyltransferase codes for MFKHCVILAGGKSSRMGSDKTKLPFGEFETLVDFEVSKFDKIFQNIYISSKNHKFSDKFKTIEDKFENFSPMGALWQILSNFKDEYIFIVPADMPFISIQTINLLYENLQNSDIINPRDDEFTHSLCGFFHSKVASIAKELYENNIHKIGFLRQKCNAKTLYFKNNNEFFNINTPQDYQKAKEFLLQI; via the coding sequence ATGTTTAAACATTGCGTTATATTAGCAGGTGGAAAAAGCTCAAGAATGGGAAGCGATAAAACAAAGCTTCCTTTTGGGGAATTTGAAACTTTAGTTGATTTTGAAGTAAGCAAATTTGATAAAATTTTTCAAAACATTTATATCAGCTCAAAAAACCATAAATTTTCAGATAAATTTAAAACCATAGAAGATAAATTTGAAAACTTTTCTCCAATGGGAGCACTATGGCAAATACTTTCAAATTTTAAAGATGAGTATATTTTCATAGTTCCAGCAGATATGCCCTTTATAAGCATACAAACTATAAATTTGCTTTATGAAAATTTGCAAAATTCAGACATAATAAACCCAAGAGATGATGAATTTACGCACTCTTTATGTGGATTTTTTCATTCAAAAGTTGCTAGTATTGCAAAAGAATTATATGAAAACAATATACACAAAATAGGCTTTTTAAGACAAAAATGCAATGCAAAAACATTATATTTTAAAAATAATAATGAGTTTTTTAACATCAACACACCGCAAGATTACCAAAAAGCTAAAGAATTTCTGTTACAAATTTAA
- a CDS encoding mechanosensitive ion channel family protein: protein MINKLFVVFFLFFISLHGASSNELQQSIDETLLSVDENDTKKAVEKIASKLVNLSKAKKDGNQTLEIAELVAQKIVDENISDIKTDSKKSLSFLVNDIKNLNYQIKILQDRNASIDDLNSLKKDKIKLFEKIPSAITNQKISYEQLLNYIDIRKQIAYKLEKYPKKSKEYMVARMDYYNIEIGEIFYTALLKIEKMYINRSSKKDISNVIQKAILSLQTKDYIEIKEVYEKLDKDVLLDIGSNFQALRINQETYMEIFDYLLENISILESSFVFNFLNLKNTLNYINSKINLAPYGINSGKTIFIVVITLLFYSLRRVLAKILLFIFEKVFLKQKSGSEALRIQAVNTIKKPMGILLIAYAIDICIDMVYYPSPVPAIFYKIFSITYIIFYAWLITGILDGYGMILFSKIAKKSNRKEVINLIIKIAYIMIFIIAILLMLNSIGFDVSTIIASLGIGGLAIALATKDIIANFFASIMVIFDNSFSQGDSVVIGGNIEGTIVETGLRKTAIRTSDNSLLYVPNSKIIDSTIRNWNRRTVGRLVTMTLNISYETTLFDVEKCIKDIENLIVNHPQTSTNINDVVNDEYDFLKYRKNMISVDDLAGYKSGYYVWLDDLNDSGIVVKIEFFTIPINKNDYIKVKQDIILKILNIIETNGLKLTTKYVS from the coding sequence ATGATAAATAAACTTTTTGTTGTATTTTTTCTGTTTTTTATATCGCTTCATGGGGCTAGTTCAAACGAGCTTCAACAAAGTATAGATGAAACACTTTTAAGTGTGGATGAAAATGATACTAAAAAGGCTGTAGAAAAGATAGCAAGCAAGTTGGTAAATTTAAGCAAAGCTAAAAAAGATGGTAATCAAACACTTGAAATAGCAGAACTTGTAGCTCAAAAAATAGTTGATGAAAATATATCAGATATCAAAACAGATAGCAAAAAATCGTTGAGTTTTTTGGTTAATGATATTAAAAATTTAAATTATCAAATCAAAATTTTACAAGATAGAAATGCAAGCATTGATGATTTAAATAGTTTAAAAAAAGATAAAATAAAATTATTTGAAAAAATTCCATCTGCCATAACAAATCAAAAGATATCTTATGAACAACTTTTAAATTATATTGATATTAGAAAACAGATTGCTTATAAGCTAGAGAAATATCCTAAAAAATCAAAAGAATATATGGTAGCTAGGATGGATTATTATAATATAGAAATAGGAGAAATTTTTTATACAGCTTTGTTAAAAATAGAAAAAATGTATATAAATAGAAGTAGTAAAAAAGATATATCTAATGTGATTCAAAAAGCCATATTATCTTTACAAACTAAAGATTATATAGAAATAAAAGAAGTATATGAAAAACTAGATAAAGATGTATTGCTTGATATAGGAAGTAATTTTCAAGCACTTAGAATAAATCAAGAAACTTATATGGAAATATTTGATTATTTGCTTGAAAATATCTCAATTTTAGAAAGCAGTTTTGTTTTTAATTTTTTAAATTTAAAAAACACGCTTAATTACATAAACTCAAAAATAAATTTAGCGCCTTATGGCATAAATTCAGGAAAAACAATCTTTATAGTTGTCATAACGTTACTATTTTACTCTTTAAGAAGAGTGTTAGCAAAGATACTATTGTTTATTTTTGAAAAAGTATTTTTAAAACAAAAAAGCGGTTCAGAGGCACTTAGAATACAAGCTGTAAATACCATAAAAAAGCCTATGGGAATTTTGCTTATCGCATATGCGATAGATATTTGTATAGATATGGTTTATTATCCTTCTCCTGTTCCTGCTATTTTTTATAAGATATTTTCTATAACTTATATAATATTTTATGCATGGTTGATAACTGGTATACTAGACGGTTATGGGATGATACTTTTTAGCAAAATAGCTAAAAAAAGTAATAGAAAAGAGGTTATAAATTTAATTATAAAAATAGCTTATATAATGATATTTATTATAGCTATTCTTCTTATGTTAAACAGCATTGGTTTTGATGTTTCTACCATCATAGCCTCACTTGGAATTGGCGGTTTAGCCATAGCTCTTGCAACAAAAGACATAATAGCTAACTTTTTCGCATCTATAATGGTAATTTTTGATAACTCTTTTTCGCAAGGTGATTCTGTGGTAATTGGTGGCAATATAGAAGGGACTATTGTTGAAACAGGGCTTAGAAAAACAGCAATTAGAACATCTGATAACTCTCTTTTATATGTTCCAAACTCAAAAATAATAGATAGCACAATAAGAAATTGGAATAGAAGAACTGTTGGCAGACTTGTTACAATGACACTAAATATTAGTTATGAAACAACACTTTTTGATGTTGAAAAATGTATAAAAGATATAGAAAATTTGATAGTAAATCATCCACAAACATCAACTAATATAAATGATGTGGTAAATGATGAATATGATTTTTTAAAATATCGTAAAAATATGATTTCAGTAGATGATTTGGCTGGATATAAAAGTGGATATTATGTTTGGTTGGATGATTTGAATGATAGCGGAATTGTTGTAAAGATTGAATTTTTTACAATACCTATAAATAAAAATGATTATATTAAAGTAAAACAAGATATAATATTAAAAATTTTAAATATAATTGAGACAAATGGTTTAAAACTTACTACAAAATATGTAAGTTAA
- a CDS encoding aromatic amino acid transport family protein codes for MQSNLTWNKFDKRWMFSLFGTAVGAGILYLPIKAGTGGFWPVVVMCFIIFPMVYLSHRALSRFVCQAEGSDHDITYAAEEYFGRKISVFISVLYFFAIFPICLAYCVGITNTFESFIFNQLLPLLDSNSAMHTFISSMYATSTNEFGRVIGNLTPFYRAIFAFVLVSTFMLIMLFSEEFITRVCELLVYPLCAILLVFSLYLIPQWNFESFSAIPDASKFFMVVWLTLPVLVFSFNHSPAISTFSLSVKREYPDNPVEKANQILLRTSIMLLTFVMFFVMSCSLSLTPAEFADARAQNIPILSYFANKLDNPLISYGGPAVAFLAIASSFFGHYFGAREGCYGIVRKCAKLSGNENPNMKKIAVISTAVMYIIMLFTAYENPSVLGFIENLGGPIIAAILFIMPMIAIYTVSKLKKFQNKALDAFVFITGLLTIITVIFTF; via the coding sequence ATGCAAAGTAATCTTACTTGGAATAAGTTCGATAAGCGTTGGATGTTCTCTTTGTTTGGAACTGCTGTTGGCGCAGGTATTTTATACTTGCCAATTAAAGCTGGAACAGGTGGTTTTTGGCCAGTTGTAGTGATGTGTTTTATCATTTTTCCAATGGTATATTTAAGTCATAGAGCGCTTAGTCGTTTTGTTTGTCAAGCAGAAGGAAGTGATCATGATATTACTTACGCAGCTGAGGAGTATTTTGGTAGAAAGATAAGCGTATTTATATCTGTGCTTTACTTTTTTGCTATTTTTCCAATTTGTTTAGCGTATTGTGTAGGTATCACAAATACATTTGAAAGTTTTATTTTTAATCAACTTTTACCACTTTTGGATTCAAACTCAGCTATGCATACTTTCATAAGCTCAATGTATGCAACAAGTACAAATGAATTTGGAAGAGTTATAGGAAATCTTACTCCATTTTATAGAGCTATTTTTGCTTTTGTTTTAGTTAGCACATTTATGTTAATTATGCTTTTTAGCGAAGAGTTTATAACTAGAGTTTGTGAGCTTTTAGTTTATCCTTTGTGTGCTATTTTGTTAGTTTTTTCTTTGTATTTAATACCTCAGTGGAATTTTGAGAGTTTTAGTGCCATACCTGATGCTAGTAAGTTTTTTATGGTTGTTTGGTTAACACTTCCTGTTTTGGTATTTTCATTTAATCACTCTCCTGCGATTTCAACTTTTTCACTAAGTGTAAAAAGAGAGTATCCAGATAATCCAGTTGAAAAAGCAAATCAAATTTTACTAAGAACTTCTATAATGCTTTTAACTTTTGTTATGTTTTTTGTAATGAGCTGTTCTTTATCTTTAACGCCAGCTGAATTTGCTGATGCAAGAGCGCAAAATATCCCAATTCTATCATATTTTGCAAATAAACTTGATAATCCGTTGATATCTTATGGTGGTCCGGCAGTTGCATTTTTAGCTATCGCGAGTTCGTTTTTTGGGCACTATTTTGGTGCAAGAGAAGGGTGCTATGGAATAGTAAGAAAATGTGCAAAATTAAGCGGAAATGAAAATCCAAATATGAAAAAAATAGCTGTTATTTCTACTGCTGTAATGTATATAATAATGCTTTTTACAGCTTATGAAAATCCAAGCGTTTTAGGTTTCATAGAAAATTTAGGAGGACCAATTATCGCAGCTATTTTATTTATAATGCCGATGATTGCTATCTATACAGTTTCAAAACTTAAAAAGTTCCAAAACAAAGCTTTAGATGCTTTTGTTTTTATAACTGGACTTTTAACTATAATAACAGTTATTTTTACATTTTAA